A single window of Aspergillus flavus chromosome 4, complete sequence DNA harbors:
- a CDS encoding putative zinc metallo proteinase gives MADTDDLTLTIHHQSKPHTLTLPSTSTLEDLSNTIATTLHIPPETQKLLISPKPGMQKAPFPPTPLRTLLPLDSPKFKITLLGTPTKAIETLHAQSEETARRAAARASAFAAAAKHKPARTAGSGGVHTLSDSSSSYTFHRLLPLSYLPRPERSLEFLKRLRDDPGIKAAMAKHKFSVPVLTEMNPAEHTTMESRTLGLNRNKGEVIELRLRTDAYDGYRDYRTIRKTLCHELAHCVHSDHDRAFWDLTAQIEKEVERADWKHGGNRLTGQDFYVPEDWEAEKDMEIFDECGWTGGEFVLGGLREDEVGMRAGAHGVEGRREMLARAAEERMRKKRDDEGREGNK, from the coding sequence ATGGCAGACACAGACGACCTCACCCTAacaatccaccaccaaagcAAACCCCACACCCTCACGCTCCCCTCAACCTCCACACTCGAAGACCTTTCCAACACAATCGCCACAACCCTCCACATCCCCCCCGAAACACAAAAGCTCCTTATATCCCCCAAACCGGGCATGCAAAAAGCCCCATTCCCACCAACCCCGCTAAGGACACTCCTCCCGCTCGACTCCCCGAAATTCAAAATAACCCTCCTCGGCACCCCCACAAAAGCCATCGAGACCTTGCACGCGCAATCTGAAGAAACTGCACGCCGCGCCGCAGCGCGCGCATCGGCCTTCGCAGCAGCCGCGAAGCATAAACCGGCCCGGACGGCTGGTAGTGGTGGCGTACATACGCTCTCTGATTCGAGTAGTTCGTATACGTTCCACCGACTCTTGCCGTTGTCGTATTTGCCGAGGCCGGAACGGTCGTTGGAGTTTCTGAAGCGGTTGCGTGATGATCCGGGGATCAAGGCTGCGATGGCGAAGCATAAGTTCTCTGTGCCGGTGTTGACGGAGATGAATCCTGCGGAGCATACGACGATGGAATCACGGACGCTAGGTCTGAATCGGAATAAGGGGGAGGTGATTGAATTGCGGTTGCGCACGGATGCGTATGATGGGTATCGCGATTATCGGACTATACGGAAGACGTTGTGTCATGAGTTGGCGCATTGTGTGCATAGTGACCATGACCGGGCGTTTTGGGACTTGACGGCGcagattgagaaggaggtggagaggGCTGATTGGAAACATGGGGGAAATAGACTGACTGGTCAGGACTTTTATGTGCCGGAGGATtgggaggcggagaaggatatGGAGATCTTTGATGAGTGTGGGTGGACGGGGGGCGAGTTTGTACTGGGTGGGTTGAGGGAGGATGAGGTCGGGATGCGGGCTGGGGCGCACGGTGTagagggaaggagagagatgTTGGCGAGGGCTGcggaggagaggatgaggaagaagagagacgaTGAGGGTAGAGAGGGCAATAAATGA
- a CDS encoding putative 3-ketoacyl-CoA ketothiolase (acetyl-coa c-acyltransferase), with the protein MATDRLNSILSHLKGGNTGLAAITQKNPDDVVITLALRTPLAKAVKGGFKDTQLDYIVYSLLKEVIDKSKIDPALVEDVCLGNVNDGKAPYLLRAASLAAGIPNTSGASSVNRFCSSGLKAVQDIANQITLGQIDVGIALGAELMSAGGDAVQPFSEEVLKNQESADCLQPMGQTSENVGSDFNISREVQDKYAAESYRRAEEAQKAGWFDDEIVPITTKVKDPKTGEVKQVTLTKDEGIRYGTTAESLGKIRPAFPKFGNRSTGGNSSQVTDGAAAVLLMRRSRAIELNQPILAKFCGATVAGVPPRIMGIGPTAAIPKLLSKFNLNKDDIDIYEINEAFASMAVYCLQNLGLDHAKVNPRGGAIALGHPLGATGARQICTILSEARRTKKKVLVTSMCIGTGQGMAGLFVNEQV; encoded by the exons ATGGCCACAGATCGTTTGAACTCTATTCTCAGCCACCTCAAGGGAGGAAACACTGGCCTTGCCGCCAT CACCCAGAAGAACCCAGACGATGTAGTCATTACGCTCGCTCTGCGTACTCCTCTGGCCAAGGCCGTCAAGGGTGGATTCAAGGACACACAGTTGGATTACATCGTATACTCCTTGTTGAAGGAGGTTATCGACAAGTCTAAGATTGACCCTGCTTTGGTCGAGGATGTCTGCTTGGGTAAT GTCAACGACGGCAAGGCCCCCTATCTCCTCCGTGCCGCCTCCCTTGCGGCCGGCATCCCCAACACATCCGGCGCATCGTCCGTCAACCGATTCTGTTCCTCCGGTCTCAAGGCTGTTCAGGACATCGCCAACCAGATTACATTGGGTCAGATCGATGTCGGTATCGCCCTTGGTGCTGAGTTGATGTCGGCCGGCGGTGATGCAGTCCAACCTTTCAGCGAGGAAGTCCTGAAGAACCAGGAGTCTGCCGACTGCCTGCAGCCCATGGGTCAGACATCCGAGAACGTCGGCTCGGACTTCAACATCAGCCGTGAGGTTCAGGACAAGTATGCCGCCGAGTCGTACCGCCGCGCTGAGGAGGCCCAGAAGGCTGGGTGGTTCGATGATGAGATCGtccccatcaccaccaaggtGAAGGACCCCAAGACCGGCGAGGTCAAGCAGGTTACTTTGACCAAGGATGAAGGTATCCGTTATGGAACGACGGCCGAGTCTCTCGGCAAGATCCGACCGGCTTTCCCCAAGTTCGGTAACCGGAGCACTGGTGGCAACTCCAGCCAGGTGACTGACGGCG CTGCCGCTGTCCTCCTCATGCGTCGCTCTAGGGCTATCGAACTTAACCAGCCTATCCTGGCTAAGTTCTGTGGTGCCACCGTTGCTGGCGTTCCCCCTCGCATCATGGGTATCGGCCCTACCGCTGCCATCCCCAAGCTCCTCTCCAAGTTCAACTTGAACAAGGATGACATCGATATCTACGAGATCAACGAGGCCTTCGCTTCCATGGCCGTCTACTGTTTGCAGAACCTTGGCTTGGACCATGCCAAGGTCAACCCCCGCGGCGGTGCCATTGCACTCGGCCATCCCTTGGGCGCCACGGGTGCTCGCCAGATCTGCACAATTCTGAGCGAGGCAAGacggacgaagaagaaggtgctgGTCACGAGTATGTGCATTGGTACCGGACAGGGCATGGCGGGATTGTTCGTCAACGAACAGGTGTAA
- a CDS encoding DASH complex subunit Ask1-domain-containing protein: MSRPSSMSQRPLTLTEELEKLEQSITLTLQEIDHNFSQAHRIVTTSILPLVEKYAEHSHDVWEGAKFWKQFFEASANVSLSGYEERPNEDTLQEQSVTEDDSTADITPSNLTDTGTYETPSSEHLDINHRPDDLELTSLSLSSHSTPRPPVFDRPDDNDTTVTSSIARSSPYEALKREIEENDAPFEGEDDDLPTTPGRPFRPQGYSFNPRDELMSSSPFVPPVSHEKFSTSGKSPADPVLHRLQDKTYRVQATPLGKDYGAGRSKFTITPKLSTSKHGYDDSPISSPEPEAPQLHAEIFSSPLKTPGTNRKRRTSSHLRATPKPGISVLTPVKSGGTGRPVWDSDDDFDNDEDEGLGPSPPKTMQFHIPQSRLMKTPAKEASRRIVEDLLFTAGANDTTDDIAAEQSPSIIQRVQRIEDETF, from the exons ATGTCTCGGCCATCATCTATGTCCCAGCGTCCCTTGACGCTCACCGAGGAACTGGAAAAGCTCGAACAATCTATCACCCTGACCCTGCAAG AAATCGACCACAATTTCAGTCAGGCCCATCGAATCGTTACAACCAGCATTCTACCCCTCGTCGAGAAATACGCAGAACATTCCCACGATGTCTGGGAAGGCGCCAAATTCTGGAAACAATTCTTCGAGGCAAGCGCAAATGTCTCTCTATCGGGCTACGAGGAACGACCCAACGAAGACACATTGCAAGAACAGAGTGTAACAGAAGACGACTCAACCGCCGACATCACACCAAGCAACCTTACCGACACTGGCACATACGAAACACCCTCGTCCGAACATCTAGATATCAACCACCGCCCGGACGACCTGGAATTGACGTCGCTGAGCCTGTCCTCGCATAGTACGCCCCGGCCGCCCGTCTTTGATCGACCGGATGACAACGATACGACTGTAACGTCGTCTATCGCCCGGTCATCGCCGTACGAGGCTCTGAAGAGAGAAATCGAGGAGAATGACGCGCCCTTTGAAGGCGAGGATGACGATCTTCCCACTACCCCCGGGAGACCTTTCCGCCCGCAGGGATATTCATTTAACCCGCGCGACGAGCTAATGTCTTCATCGCCATTTGTTCCTCCGGTGTCTCATGAAAAGTTTTCTACGTCGGGCAAGAGCCCTGCCGATCCGGTCTTGCATCGTCTCCAGGATAAGACGTATCGAGTCCAAGCCACCCCGCTCGGAAAGGATTATGGAGCAGGCCGCTCCAAATTCACTATTACACCGAAACTCTCCACATCCAAACATGGTTATGATGACTCTCCAATCTCCAGTCCTGAACCCGAAGCACCTCAGCTCCATGCGGAGATCTTCTCTTCACCTCTCAAAACCCCCGGTACCAACCGGAAGCGACGTACAAGTAGCCATCTGCGTGCCACACCAAAGCCCGGGATTAGTGTGCTGACACCGGTAAAGAGTGGTGGCACAGGCCGACCGGTGTGGGACAGTGATGATGACTTTGACaatgacgaggacgagggtCTGGGGCCAAGCCCGCCAAAAACAATGCAGTTCCATATTCCCCAGAGCAGGTTAATGAAGACTCCAG CAAAAGAAGCATCCAGACGGATCGTCGAGGATTTGTTATTTACCGCCGGGGCAAATGACACAACAGACGATATTGCGGCCGAGCAGAGTCCCAGCATCATCCAAAGGGTCCAGCGCATAGAGGATGAAACGTTTTGA
- a CDS encoding putative Rho GTPase activator Rga yields MVPREPENDGGEFLIPLAFDPSEEQRSPQHSKSPGSLHRSPREGTESVPSGSSSPHIAYQEKGRERVDVDSARWRQDDTSAYSRPTTSDDSRAPPELPRRARSGSIQSSRSDLPSGHKETSTFSNSSPESTRSLVTPHRNISTADNSVAPPIRPSHELRRLHENSGSLDSARSFLSSGSMQHPPKRGDSLESKLHLTRKEPGVSPRPQSIAPGEPWLDRTRGSPKLGESPRTSRNDTSLEHSKPPRPNSINTFHQPDLQRQVDQAGSPSVLRYSGGGDFSMDEDMARLMSSDDPLSAQNSESFLRRVSNSVRHGRSFSDKGSRLSKDAKWPKSPVNGSAPYQDLGSPTAVSPESGGPEEVAWLRSELRKERQRVLERDQKIVEMEAMLNATADVKQANTELNEKRSTMVVLDARKEIVMRELSVLTDHLEAEKRGGGGTLDLGKLTNQVLREFVESIQKLKDSFTPQIEELVQKRNETAEELANFNRMKDKSFQEFEQLSSKNAQLAELNNQLVHQIQELYKANSSEGNRGANGLGIYSHGKEKSLSSIDALKAGSNDLAPSMSTANMSEEAEPATIVPGPQVVSIRKGQPRKFNWKKGGQNVAKGVTKGLNRAFGTSESATEGVPGLPRSQTQDPSRQGFGFFGNQRNKQAGTRMPTTDSVPALAEVAPTGLFGTDLEQRMEHEKSIIPAIITRCIQEVELRGMDMEGIYRKSGASSAIQAIRDGFERQPQDYDISDPDLDIHAVTSALKQYFRKLPNPLITFDVYEMIIETGEIASPTERIETLQKCLLELPRVHRDVLEFLMFHLKRVVEREKENLMTSQNIAVVFAPTIMRPQSLAREMTDVQKKNDVLKFLVDNCQEVFMGLQ; encoded by the exons ATGGTGCCACGCGAGCCCGAAAACGATGGCGGAGAATTCCTTATTCCCCTCGCATTTGATCCTTCTGAAGAACAGCGGTCGCCTCAGCATTCTAAATCTCCCGGTTCTCTGCATCGGTCCCCTAGAGAGGGAACGGAGTCGGTGCCCTCGGGTAGCTCATCACCGCATATCGCGTATCAAGAGAAGGGCCGCGAGCGTGTTGACGTTGACTCCGCCCGCTGGCGGCAAGATGATACAAGCGCCTACTCTCGTCCAACAACCAGTGATGATTCCAGAGCGCCGCCAGAACTGCCGAGACGTGCAAGGTCAGGCTCTATTCAGAGTTCCCGGTCCGACTTGCCCTCTGGTCATAAGGAGACCAGCACGTTTTCCAACTCAAGCCCTGAGAGTACGAGGTCGTTAGTTACTCCTCACCGGAATATATCAACGGCAGATAATTCTGTAGCCCCACCCATTCGGCCATCGCATGAGCTTCGTCGCCTGCACGAGAATAGCGGGTCCTTGGACTCTGCGCGGTCGTTCCTATCCTCTGGTAGCATGCAACATCCTCCCAAACGCGGGGATTCATTGGAAAGCAAGCTACATCTTACCAGAAAGGAGCCCGGCGTGTCCCCTCGCCCACAATCAATTGCCCCAGGTGAACCGTGGCTTGACCGAACTAGGGGCTCGCCCAAACTAGGTGAATCCCCGCGGACTTCACGCAATGATACCAGCTTGGAGCATTCGAAGCCACCGCGCCCGAACTCAATCAACACCTTCCATCAGCCTGACTTACAGCGCCAGGTAGACCAAGCGGGGTCTCCATCTGTCTTACGGTACAGTGGTGGGGGCGACTTTTCtatggatgaggatatggcCCGACTGATGTCATCTGACGACCCTCTCTCGGCACAGAACAGCGAATCGTTCTTGCGTCGTGTCTCAAACTCGGTGCGTCATGGTCGCAGCTTCAGTGATAAAGGTTCTCGCTTGTCCAAGGATGCCAAATGGCCCAAGTCGCCGGTCAATGGGAGTGCTCCGTACCAGGACCTTGGAAGCCCCACCGCCGTATCCCCAGAGAGTGGCGGACCTGAAGAAGTGGCATGGTTGCGGAGTGAGCTGCGCAAAGAGCGCCAGCGGGTCCTTGAGCGGGACCAAAAGATTGTTGAAATGGAGGCTATGCTGAACGCCACTGCCGATGTGAAGCAAGCCAACACGGAGCTTAATGAGAAGCGCTCTACCATGGTTGTGCTGGACGCTCGGAAGGAGATTGTCATGCGAGAGCTTTCGGTGCTGACCGATCATCTCGAAGCTGAGAAGCGCGGCGGAGGCGGCACTTTGGACCTTGGTAAGCTCACGAATCAGGTATTGCGGGAGTTTGTCGAGTCTATCCAGAAATTGAAGGACTCCTTCACACCTCAGATCGAGGAACTGGTTCAGAAACGCAACGAGACTGCCGAAGAACTTGCAAACTTCAACCGTATGAAGGACAAGAGCTTCCAGGAGTTCGAGCAGCTGTCCTCGAAGAATGCCCAGTTGGCTGAATTGAACAACCAGCTAGTGCACCAAATCCAGGAGCTCTACAAAGCTAATTCGTCAGAGGGCAACCGAGGTGCGAATGGTCTCGGCATTTATTcacatggaaaagagaagtcGCTGTCTTCTATCGACGCGCTGAAGGCTGGCAGTAATGACTTGGCCCCGTCGATGTCGACGGCCAACATGTCCGAAGAGGCCGAGCCAGCCACCATTGTTCCCGGGCCCCAAGTTGTCAGCATTCGGAAGGGACAGCCTCGCAAGTTCAACTGGAAGAAGGGAGGTCAGAACGTCGCCAAGGGTGTCACCAAGGGCCTCAATCGCGCATTTGGTACAAGTGAGAGCGCCACAGAAGGCGTTCCTGGTCTGCCACGGTCCCAGACGCAGGACCCCAGCCGCCAAGGATTTGGGTTCTTTGGAAACCAGCGGAATAAGCAGGCTGGTACAAGGATGCCAACGACTGACAGTGTTCCAGCTTTGGCCGAAGTTGCCCCAACAG GCCTCTTTGGTACCGACTTGGAGCAGCGGATGGAGCACGAAAAGAGCATCATTCCCGCTATTATCACTCGTTGCATTCAAGAGGTTGAATTACGAG GCATGGACATGGAAGGGATTTACCGCAAGTCAGGTGCCAGCTCGGCGATCCAGGCTATCCGAGACGGGTTTGAGCGACAACCGCAGGATTATGACATCTCGGATCCTGACCTTGATATTCATGCGGTGACATCGGCCTTAAAGCAATACTTCCGAAAGCTACCGAATCCTTTGATTACATTTGATGTGTACGAAATGATTATTGAAACCGGCGAAATCGCTTCCCCTACTGAGCGGATCGAAACCCTGCAGAAGTGTCTTTTGGAACTGCCCAGAGTCCACCGCGATGTGCTCGAATTCCTCATGTTTCACTTGAAGCGTGTAGTTGAGCGTGAGAAGGAGAATTTGATGACGAGCCAGAATATCGCAGTTGTGTTTGCTCCAACCATCATGAGACCGCAGAGTTTGGCCCGTGAGATGACGGATGtgcaaaagaagaatgatgtGTTGAAGTTTTTGGTGGATAATTGTCAAGAGGTGTTCATGGGTCTGCAATGA
- a CDS encoding putative GTPase activator protein has translation MESPAVYPESPMEQDDTPFPCKGCGEILEEGKAFELAGNRWHIECFCCSTCGTLLDSDAHLLLLGDGSLICSNCTYSCSSCGNKIEDLAILTGEQAFCAQCFRCRNCKRKIENLRYARTSQGIFCMDCHESLMQRRRKRNRAAAPTKKPAPGVKLDKSLPSLPPEEADHARLADDLLPDTYAEPVTEGSSRGAAPALDAGRLPGSSGTRAAADQGNIPFTKLRDTY, from the exons atggagtCTCCTGCAGTGTACCCAGAGTCTCCTATGGAACAGGATGACACGCCATTTCCTTGTAAGGGCTGTGGAGAG AttttggaagagggaaaggCATTCGAGCTGG CGGGCAATCGATGGCATATTGAATGTTTTTGCTGCAGCACCTGTGGCACACTCCTCGACTCAGACGCTCACCTCCTCCTACTCGGTGACGGCTCGCTAATATGTAGTAATTGCACGTACAGCTGCAGTTCTTGCGGGAACAAAATTGAAGACCTGGCCATCTTGACCGGAGAACAAGCATTTTGCGCGCAGTGTTTCCGATGTCGAAATTGTAAACGGAAGATCGAAAATCTGCGCTATGCACGGACATCACAGGGTATCTTCTGCATGGACTGTCATGAGTCTTTGATGCAACGccgcagaaagagaaaccgtGCAGCTGCGCCTACGAAGAAGCCAGCGCCCGGTGTGAAACTCGACAAATCGCTGCCTTCGCTACCCCCAGAGGAAGCCGATCACGCACGACTCGCAGATGACTTACTACCGGATACTTATGCAGAACCAGTCACAGAGGGGTCATCGCGAGGTGCAGCGCCTGCGCTGGACGCGGGAAGGCTGCCGGGCTCCTCTGGAACCCGTGCGGCTGCCGATCAAGGTAACATTCCCTTTACAAAGCTGCGAGACACTTATTAA
- a CDS encoding putative multidrug resistance protein 1, 2, translating into MSQTENVDSGQKSLNDTNNGFMQAVKRHTPTKEDLGKSFAYIQLLFSLDYTITDVFLIICGTIFAIAGGVPFPLLGIVFGDLINDLNTVTCSASTDATTELSDSVTQKVLYVIYITIANFCFIYIHTSCWCTVSERLARRYRRRYFESIVKQEANFIETLPSGDIISRLVSDVEVIQSGTSEKVGLVITTISYFVAAYIVAFIKVPKIAGMLISVVPCFMVMSLVGGHYIKKFAGRITENIGSATSIASSSLSHLTLVHAFNANDRLESRFASYLSATHMDALKKACTHAAQLGFLYFVAYSANALAFWEGAQMISHSVANENSGVSVGAVYTVIFVLIDASFILSQVAPFIHVFASAAGASQRLQAVINRKSAIDGTSDEGDKSAAFGEENIEFHDVHFTYPSRPDVPVLQGMNFIIPPKKHTAIVGPSGGGKSTVVSLLERFYDPKSGYVAIGGTKFQDINVRYLRGNIGFVQQEPSLLDRSILENIAYGLVSSAHARHQELAPFIMDASLPELAEKVRGGVTEKDALSACDSRVAEIVDLVKKAAATSNALNFIEGLPHGLSTSVGTAGNQLSGGQKQRIALARALVREPSLLILDEATAALDSTSEQLIQAALAKVSQHVTTVSIAHRLATAKDAHKIVVVQSGRVTEEGSHSELVAHGGVYAEMVRLQNLGKLSAEDVVISEDAISDAPRGNYSTSGSVQAIDEKGGGLVGTGGSDVTEETVVAETPPGSKDGTEKDKKKKRSGWFTTKFTFSLMRPSLPFILIGLVMSTIIGGSYSAEAIVFGHTVGSLNPCNGADAISHSGNLYGLLFFILALVELTANVVGGAVFGWAADKILYRIRVLSLRSLLGQTMQWHGMDDRTPGTLITYITGDASALSGITGSTIGLLLATAVNLVAGLVISFAIAWKITIVLFPTIPVLLVAGMMKLRVQAKFAERHQKAFAKATAITVEAIDNIRAVSAFSLEKQSYEVFGRALIQPYRSTMKAIVHGNVWLALAFSISNLVYALAYWWGSKQIAAGLYSQTQFFIVLPALLFSTQSCGQMFALAPDISKARVASSNIVELLNTRSAEEELTPESSDSFKPSSSLLEEKTAMQDVEAVDSPRGQRKRTSDTAIGAQLRGVHFTYPNRPERPILRGLDIDIKPGQFCALVGPSGSGKSTTFSMLERFYRPSSGSVIIDGVDVTRQLGTEFRDDIALVPQENVLFEGTVAFNIGLGACPGHEPTQEEIEDACRMANIHDVIMGLPEGYQTMCSQDGKQFSGGQRQRLSIARALVRKPRMLLLDESTSALDVESEKRIQEALATLAGRTTIVAIAHRLNTIHRADQIFLIEEGRCVEQGTHQELIQRSETYRTSVIHQSLET; encoded by the exons ATGTCACAGACTGAGAATGTCGATAGTGGACAGAAGAGTCTGAATGATACCAACAATGGCTTC ATGCAAGCTGTGAAAAGACATACACCGACCAAGGAGGATCTTGGGAAGTCCTTTGCATACATCCAACTGCTTTTTTCGCTCGACTACACCATAACAGATGTGTTCCTTATAATCTGCGGTACGATATTTGCCATTGCTGGTGGGGTTCCTTTCCCATTGCTCGGTATTGTCTTTGGTGATTTGATCAACGACCTCAATACTGTCACTTGCTCGGCCTCAACGGACGCCACGACCGAGCTTTCGGATAGTGTGACCCAGAAGGTGTTGTATGTGATATACATCACTATCGCGAATTTTTGTTTCATCTACATTCACACGTCATGCTGGTGCACAGTAAGCGAACGGCTCGCGCGCCGTTATCGTAGGAGGTATTTCGAGAGTATAGTCAAGCAGGAGGCAAACTTCATTGAGACTCTCCCCTCCGGTGACATCATCTCTCGCCTGGTCAGCGATGTTGAGGTCATCCAGTCGGGGACCTCGGAGAAGGTAGGTTTGGTTATCACGACCATTTCATACTTTGTGGCCGCCTATATCGTGGCGTTCATCAAAGTGCCAAAAATCGCGGGAATGCTGATTTCAGTGGTTCCTTGCTTCATGGTCATGTCATTGGTTGGAGGCCACTATATCAAGAAGTTTGCCGGCCGTATAACCGAAAACATTGGCTCAGCGACATCCATCGCTTCATCCAGCTTGTCGCACTTGACGTTAGTCCATGCATTCAATGCTAACGATCGCCTGGAGTCGCGATTCGCCTCGTATCTCTCAGCGACTCACATGgatgccttgaagaaggcCTGCACGCATGCTGCGCAGCTTGGTTTCCTTTACTTCGTTGCTTACTCCGCCAACGCCCTGGCTTTTTGGGAAGGTGCCCAGATGATCTCCCATTCCGTGGCCAATGAAAACTCAGGCGTATCTGTGGGTGCTGTGTATACAGTAATTTTTGTCCTGATCGATGCTTCTTTTATTCTGAGTCAGGTTGCCCCCTTTATCCATGTGTTTGCTTCCGCAGCTGGTGCTTCGCAAAGACTCCAGGCAGTCATCAACCGGAAGTCTGCTATTGATGGAACATCGGACGAGGGTGATAAGTCGGCGGCTTTCGGCGAGGAGAATATCGAGTTTCACGATGTCCACTTCACGTACCCATCTCGTCCGGACGTTCCTGTACTGCAGGGCATGAACTTCATTATCCCACCCAAAAAGCATACAGCTATCGTTGGACCCTCTGGTGGTGGAAAGTCAACGGTTGTCTCTCTTTTGGAGAGATTTTATGATCCGAAATCCGGGTATGTGGCCATTGGTGGGACGAAATTTCAAGATATTAATGTCCGCTATTTGCGTGGAAATATCGGTTTCGTTCAACAAGAGCCGTCTTTACTGGACCGCTCGATCCTCGAAAACATTGCATACGGCCTTGTCTCTTCGGCACATGCTAGACACCAAGAACTGGCGCCTTTCATTATGGATGCGAGCCTACCGGAACTCGCGGAGAAAGTTAGAGGCGGAGTGACCGAGAAAGATGCCCTGTCTGCTTGCGACAGTCGCGTAGCCGAGATCGTTGATTTAGTGAAAAAGGCTGCTGCTACATCCAACGCGTTGAACTTTATTGAAGGCCTGCCTCATGGACTCTCGACCAGTGTCGGGACGGCGGGGAATCAGCTGAGTGGAGGTCAGAAACAACGGATTGCACTGGCTCGCGCTTTAGTGCGAGAGCCGTCTCTGCTAATTCTGGACGAAGCGACGGCCGCGCTTGATTCTACCAGTGAGCAACTGATCCAGGCGGCGTTGGCTAAAGTATCCCAACATGTTACCACTGTGTCCATCGCTCACCGGCTAGCCACTGCCAAGGATGCTCATAAGATTGTGGTGGTTCAGAGTGGCCGGGTTACCGAAGAAGGTTCCCACTCGGAACTTGTCGCACATGGTGGCGTCTATGCGGAGATGGTGCGTCTTCAGAACCTCGGGAAGCTGAGTGCTGAAGATGTTGTGATTTCGGAAGATGCAATCAGCGATGCCCCCCGCGGAAATTACTCCACTTCAGGAAGCGTTCAGGCCATTGACGAGAAGGGAGGTGGCCTTGTCGGTACCGGCGGATCGGACGTTACGGAGGAAACAGTCGTAGCTGAGACGCCGCCTGGGTCCAAAGATGGCAccgagaaagacaagaaaaagaagcgaTCAGGATGGTTTACTACCAAGTTCACCTTCTCTCTCATGCGACCGAGCTTGCCCTTCATCTTAATTGGACTAGTCATGTCTACCATTATCGGTGGTTCCTACTCCGCGGAAGCAATCGTTTTCGGTCATACTGTAGGAAGTTTGAACCCTTGCAATGGTGCGGACGCCATTAGCCATAGCGGTAACCTTTACGGtctgcttttcttcatccttgccCTTGTTGAACTAACCGCTAATGTGGTTGGTGGCGCTGTTTTCGGCTGGGCGGCTGATAAGATTCTATATCGCATCCGTGTACTTTCACTGCGGTCTCTCCTAGGCCAGACGATGCAATGGCATGGCATGGATGATCGCACACCGGGAACACTGATCACATATATCACTGGTGACGCTTCGGCTCTCAGTGGAATCACCGGCTCGACAATCGGTCTTCTTTTGGCCACCGCTGTGAACCTGGTGGCTGGTCTGGTGATCTCCTTTGCTATCGCTTGGAAAATCACGATCGTCTTGTTCCCAACTATTCCCGTGCTTTTAGTTGCCGGTATGATGAAGCTCCGGGTCCAGGCCAAGTTCGCTGAACGGCACCAAAAGGCTTTTGCTAAAGCCACGGCAATCACTGTGGAAGCCATTGATAATATCCGTGCGGTGTCTGCATTCTCCCTGGAAAAGCAGTCGTATGAAGTGTTTGGCCGGGCATTAATACAGCCTTACCGGAGCACTATGAAAGCAATCGTTCATGGTAATGTTTGGCTGGCATTAGCATTCAGTATTAGTAACCTGGTATATGCGCTCGCGTACTGGTGGGGTTCGAAGCAGATCGCCGCCGGCCTCTATTCCCAAACTCAGTTCTTCATCGTTCTACCGGCGTTGCTCTTTAGCACCCAGTCTTGTGGCCAAATGTTTGCCTTAGCACCGGACATTTCCAAGGCTCGAGTTGCATCATCCAACATTGTCGAGCTACTCAATACTCGCTCTGCAGAGGAGGAACTCACCCCCGAATCATCTGATAGCTTCAAACCCTCTAGTAGTCTCCTCGAAGAGAAGACGGCAATGCAGGATGTTGAAGCCGTGGACTCTCCCCGTGGTCAACGCAAGCGGACATCTGACACTGCCATCGGGGCTCAACTTCGGGGGGTTCATTTCACCTATCCGAATCGGCCAGAACGGCCCATCTTGAGGGGGCTCGATATTGATATCAAACCAGGACAGTTTTGCGCATTGGTCGGTCCCAGTGGATCTGGAAAGTCCACGACTTTCTCCATGTTGGAGCGATTCTACCGGCCTTCATCTGGTTCAGTCATCATTGACGGCGTGGATGTCACGCGCCAGTTGGGGACGGAATTCCGTGACGACATTGCTCTGGTGCCTCAAGAGAACGTGCTTTTTGAAGGTACGGTGGCCTTCAACATCGGGCTCGGGGCTTGCCCCGGCCATGAACCAAcccaggaggagatcgaggacGCCTGCCGCATGGCCAACATTCATGATGTGATTATGGGGCTGCCCGAAGGATATCAGACTATGTGCAGCCAGGACGGGAAGCAATTTTCCGGCGGTCAGCGTCAACGACTTTCTATTGCACGAGCATTGGTGCGGAAGCCGCGCATGCTATTGTTGGATGAGTCCACAAGTGCACTGGATGTTGAGTCTGAGAAGCGGATTCAGGAGGCGCTGGCTACACTGGCTGGACGGACCACGATCGTCGCAATTGCTCACCGGCTCAACACGATTCATCGGGCTGACCAGATCTTCTTGATTGAAGAGGGTCGGTGTGTGGAGCAGGGCACGCATCAGGAGTTGATCCAGCGGAGTGAGACTTACCGAACGAGTGTGATCCACCAGTCATTGGAGACGTGA